A window of Longimicrobiaceae bacterium contains these coding sequences:
- a CDS encoding ParB N-terminal domain-containing protein, with product MRIERIPIERIKAAPYNPRKDLQPGDPEYERLKRSIDRWDLVEPLVWNRRTGNLVGGHQRLKILRARGDTEADVSVVDLDPQDEAALNVALNKIGGEWDLPKLADLLSELDAQGFDATLTGFDAEELEELLTWAPDVVPEDEAFGALPDGDKPPFEQMTFTLHRDQADLVREALDAAKAAGPFGDTGNENSNGNALARLAEVALGALR from the coding sequence ATGCGGATCGAGCGCATCCCGATCGAGCGAATTAAGGCGGCGCCCTACAACCCGCGCAAGGACCTGCAGCCGGGCGACCCGGAGTACGAGCGTCTGAAGCGCAGCATCGACCGATGGGACCTGGTCGAGCCCCTGGTTTGGAACCGCCGCACAGGCAACCTCGTGGGCGGCCACCAGCGGCTCAAGATCCTCCGAGCGCGCGGCGACACCGAGGCCGACGTCAGCGTGGTCGACCTGGACCCGCAGGACGAGGCCGCGCTCAATGTCGCGCTGAACAAGATCGGCGGCGAGTGGGACCTGCCAAAGCTGGCCGATCTGTTGTCCGAACTGGACGCCCAGGGCTTCGACGCCACGCTCACGGGGTTCGACGCGGAGGAGCTGGAGGAGCTGCTGACGTGGGCGCCGGATGTGGTGCCCGAGGATGAAGCGTTTGGCGCGCTACCGGACGGGGACAAACCGCCGTTCGAGCAAATGACGTTCACGTTGCACCGTGACCAGGCAGACCTCGTGCGCGAAGCCCTTGATGCGGCGAAGGCCGCCGGGCCATTCGGGGACACAGGAAACGAGAATAGCAACGGGAACGCGTTGGCCCGGCTCGCAGAGGTGGCCCTTGGCGCGCTCCGCTAA